From the genome of Nocardia sp. NBC_01503, one region includes:
- a CDS encoding PfkB family carbohydrate kinase → MDDNGAVFIGLSTLDLAYAVDRYPAEDSKTQADELFLGAGGPAANAAVTYAHLSGRVPTLVTALGKHPLAELIREDLQQHGVGITDLTPDGDQQPPVSSIIVATGAATRTIVSLDGSRVHAPFDSTAAEHLDRVAVVLVDGHYAEPARHIAAAARARGIPVVLDAGRWRPVHGELLPLTDIAICSAAFTPPGVAPDSPAAVFDYLHAIGPERVAITDGPHPIVWSMPGERGEIPVTATRAVDTLGAGDILHGAFCHFHTLGEAFPVALAHAAEVASRSCVSVGTRAWMR, encoded by the coding sequence ATGGACGACAACGGAGCGGTGTTCATCGGACTGTCCACACTCGATCTGGCCTATGCCGTGGACCGTTACCCCGCCGAGGACAGCAAAACCCAGGCCGACGAATTGTTCCTGGGCGCGGGCGGTCCGGCCGCCAATGCCGCGGTCACCTACGCGCACCTGTCCGGCCGGGTGCCGACGCTGGTCACGGCGCTGGGCAAACATCCACTGGCGGAGCTGATCCGCGAGGATCTGCAACAGCACGGGGTCGGCATCACCGACCTCACCCCGGACGGCGACCAGCAGCCGCCGGTCTCCTCGATCATCGTGGCCACCGGTGCGGCCACGCGAACGATCGTGTCGCTGGACGGTTCTCGCGTGCACGCACCGTTCGACAGCACCGCCGCCGAACATCTGGATCGCGTGGCCGTCGTCCTGGTGGACGGGCATTACGCCGAACCGGCCCGGCATATCGCGGCGGCGGCGCGGGCGCGGGGTATTCCGGTGGTGCTCGACGCCGGCCGCTGGCGTCCCGTGCACGGCGAACTGCTGCCGCTGACCGATATCGCCATCTGTTCGGCGGCCTTCACACCACCCGGCGTGGCACCGGATTCCCCCGCCGCCGTCTTCGACTACCTGCACGCGATCGGTCCCGAGCGGGTGGCCATCACCGACGGGCCGCATCCCATCGTCTGGTCCATGCCGGGGGAACGCGGCGAAATCCCGGTCACCGCAACGCGAGCCGTCGATACGCTGGGCGCGGGCGATATCCTGCACGGCGCGTTCTGCCACTTCCACACGCTCGGCGAAGCCTTCCCGGTGGCGCTGGCCCATGCCGCCGAGGTGGCGTCCCGATCCTGTGTTTCGGTCGGGACCCGGGCCTGGATGCGCTAG
- a CDS encoding SDR family oxidoreductase yields the protein MTDFGSIAGKVVVITGGARGIGLATATALQALGAQIAIGDIDEASCKESGAARGFELYGKLDVTDQESFTAFLDDVERRLGPIDVLINNAGIMPTGRLVDEPDAITRRILDINVYGVILGSKLAVARMLPRGKGHVINIASLAGESHIPGLATYNASKHAVLGFTDTLREEYRGTGVRFSSVLPTLTKTELGSGVTTPKLLRPAEPEEIADAITKLIVAPKSKVRVTAVAGIIAQVVGLLPEALGDALGRALGAQSAFLDDVDSAARKAYESRVRADD from the coding sequence ATGACCGACTTCGGTTCCATCGCGGGCAAAGTCGTGGTGATCACCGGCGGTGCGCGCGGTATCGGACTGGCCACCGCGACCGCGCTGCAGGCGCTCGGCGCGCAGATCGCCATCGGCGATATCGACGAGGCGAGTTGTAAAGAGTCCGGTGCCGCACGGGGTTTCGAGCTGTACGGCAAGCTCGATGTCACCGATCAGGAGTCGTTCACGGCCTTCCTCGATGATGTGGAGCGGCGGCTCGGGCCGATCGATGTGCTCATCAACAATGCCGGGATCATGCCCACCGGGCGACTGGTGGACGAACCGGACGCGATCACCCGGCGAATCCTGGATATCAATGTGTACGGGGTGATCCTGGGCTCCAAGCTGGCGGTGGCGCGTATGCTGCCGCGCGGTAAGGGCCACGTCATCAATATCGCGTCGCTGGCCGGGGAGTCCCACATTCCGGGTCTGGCCACCTATAACGCCAGCAAGCACGCGGTGCTCGGGTTCACCGATACGCTGCGTGAGGAGTACCGGGGCACCGGGGTGCGGTTCTCGTCGGTGCTGCCGACGCTCACCAAAACCGAACTGGGGTCCGGGGTCACCACGCCCAAGCTGCTGCGCCCGGCCGAGCCGGAGGAGATCGCGGACGCCATCACCAAGCTGATCGTGGCGCCCAAGTCGAAGGTGCGGGTCACCGCGGTGGCGGGCATCATCGCGCAGGTGGTGGGTTTGCTGCCGGAGGCCCTCGGCGATGCTCTCGGGCGGGCGCTCGGCGCGCAGAGCGCGTTCCTGGATGATGTGGATTCGGCCGCGCGCAAGGCGTACGAGTCCCGGGTACGCGCGGACGATTAG
- a CDS encoding TerD family protein: MELVKGANAPIGTDEVIVEVIAATQVDVAALLLTAAGKVRSDSDFIFYNQPVGPGVTAQPPNRIRIATRQVPAEIDKIVVTASLDGSGPPNWGRAGRLTITVADPNRRTTLATFTPTDLNTETAVVGVEIYRRQGMWKVRAVGQGYANGLAGIATDFGITVDDAPAPQPAYTPPPVNYPPPVPPATNYPPPVPPPAYYPPPQQNSYQQPYAPPPQQSYAPPPQPRFGEATVSLDKGRVSLSKNETVSLTKTGAPQLTRVKMALGWDPAKRGKDIDLDASVVAYNRQAKDLGKVWFVKLSAFKGAIKHSGDNLTGAGEGDDEVITVDLSGLPADVYALLFTVNSYSGQKFDEIARAFCRLVDDYSGAELVRFELSRGERRTGLFMCMLTRAPHGWNMTALGEYGDGATVSKMIDPGKRFVLAAVH; the protein is encoded by the coding sequence ATGGAATTGGTCAAGGGCGCGAACGCGCCGATCGGTACGGACGAGGTGATCGTCGAGGTCATCGCGGCTACACAGGTGGATGTGGCGGCACTACTGCTCACCGCCGCCGGAAAAGTGCGCTCCGACAGTGATTTCATCTTCTACAACCAGCCGGTCGGTCCCGGCGTCACCGCACAGCCGCCCAACCGGATTCGCATCGCCACCCGGCAGGTGCCCGCCGAGATCGACAAGATCGTGGTGACGGCGAGCCTGGACGGCTCCGGACCGCCGAACTGGGGGCGCGCCGGACGGCTCACCATTACGGTGGCCGACCCGAATCGGCGCACCACCCTCGCGACCTTCACCCCCACCGATCTGAATACCGAGACGGCCGTGGTCGGCGTGGAGATCTATCGGCGACAGGGTATGTGGAAAGTCCGCGCGGTCGGCCAGGGGTACGCCAACGGGCTCGCGGGGATCGCGACGGATTTCGGCATCACCGTGGATGACGCGCCCGCACCGCAACCGGCGTATACGCCACCTCCGGTGAACTATCCGCCGCCGGTGCCCCCGGCGACGAATTACCCGCCGCCCGTGCCGCCGCCCGCGTACTACCCACCGCCGCAGCAGAACTCATATCAGCAGCCCTATGCGCCGCCCCCGCAGCAGTCGTACGCGCCGCCCCCGCAGCCGCGCTTCGGTGAGGCCACCGTCAGTCTGGACAAGGGCCGAGTTTCCCTGTCCAAGAACGAAACCGTCTCGCTCACCAAGACCGGCGCGCCCCAGCTCACCCGGGTGAAAATGGCGCTGGGCTGGGATCCGGCCAAGCGCGGCAAGGATATCGACCTGGATGCCTCGGTGGTCGCATACAACCGGCAGGCCAAGGACTTGGGGAAGGTCTGGTTCGTCAAACTCTCCGCGTTCAAGGGCGCGATAAAGCACTCCGGGGACAATCTCACCGGTGCGGGCGAGGGCGATGACGAGGTGATCACCGTGGATCTATCCGGCCTCCCCGCCGACGTCTACGCCCTGCTCTTCACGGTGAATTCCTACTCCGGCCAGAAATTCGACGAGATCGCGCGCGCCTTCTGCCGGTTGGTGGACGACTACTCCGGCGCGGAGCTCGTGCGCTTCGAACTGTCCCGCGGTGAACGCCGCACCGGTCTGTTCATGTGCATGCTGACTCGCGCACCGCACGGCTGGAATATGACCGCGCTCGGCGAATATGGCGACGGCGCAACGGTTTCCAAGATGATCGATCCGGGAAAGCGTTTCGTACTGGCGGCCGTGCATTGA
- a CDS encoding serine/threonine-protein kinase gives MFDGDSTRIPDPGELTQRDPSALLAGAADGTRATGGGLSTPETGELLDRLEIGQRIDDFDLLTGLGSGAFARVFLARQRSLQRLVAVKVSADHGTEPQTLAQLDHDYIVRVFDQRLISGIRTESGRRLRLLYMQFLPGGTLLGVLRWVRATPAAERSGQLLLDAVDTAMEEKGEIRPTDSSVRAELAGLSWPETVAWLGRRLAEALDYADGHGVLHRDVKPANVLLTAEAVPKLADFNISFSRNLDDASPVAYFGGSLSYMSPEQLEACHPGRARSAAELDTRADIFSLGVVLWELLTGAKPFDDSTAGPGGHGDRTTLEAMLERRRDGVERVALERVPDDCPAALRRVLLTCLEPDRDDRWSSGTKLAAQLEMCLDHRARDLVDPPAHSWRMRLRPWLIPIVVLAIAIPNVLSSLYNIVHNNTLIISRMSEASMHSFTLTTAAVNVLFFPLGAVLIIYRCRRVIVVPRGLRKGRTYDADTLRHARADVLLAGERISVIVFTLWAISAVTFPVALRLATGEIPTRGMVHFVVSLVVCGAIAVAYPFFLVTFYLVRCIYPMFLRHGDISAEDAIWLHRLGHRCTAYLAVAASIPLLAVAGVTFLPPEDIPRVIVAVRVLSVGGIAAFVAVYIMFRALEADLAALERVVAPGRHARDTGEPVGTGT, from the coding sequence GCGGGCTCAGTACGCCCGAGACCGGCGAACTCCTGGATCGGCTCGAAATCGGCCAGCGCATAGATGATTTCGATCTGCTCACCGGCCTCGGCAGTGGTGCGTTCGCGCGCGTGTTCCTGGCTCGGCAGCGCTCGCTGCAACGCTTGGTCGCGGTGAAGGTCTCCGCCGATCACGGCACCGAACCGCAGACCCTGGCGCAGCTGGATCACGACTACATCGTGCGCGTCTTCGATCAGCGTCTGATCTCGGGCATCCGCACCGAGTCCGGGCGGCGGCTGCGCCTGCTCTACATGCAGTTCCTGCCCGGCGGCACGCTGCTCGGGGTGCTGCGCTGGGTGCGGGCCACCCCGGCGGCCGAACGCAGCGGGCAACTGCTGCTCGACGCGGTGGACACCGCCATGGAGGAGAAGGGTGAGATCAGGCCCACCGACTCCAGCGTGCGCGCCGAACTCGCGGGGCTCAGCTGGCCGGAAACCGTTGCGTGGCTTGGTCGCCGGCTCGCCGAGGCACTGGATTACGCGGACGGGCACGGGGTGCTGCACCGGGATGTGAAGCCCGCCAATGTGCTGCTCACCGCCGAGGCCGTACCGAAGCTGGCCGATTTCAATATCAGCTTCAGCCGCAATCTGGACGATGCCAGCCCGGTCGCCTACTTCGGCGGCTCACTGTCGTACATGTCGCCCGAACAGCTCGAAGCCTGCCATCCGGGCCGGGCGCGTTCGGCCGCCGAGTTGGACACCCGCGCCGACATCTTCTCCCTCGGCGTGGTGCTGTGGGAATTGCTCACCGGGGCAAAACCATTCGACGACTCCACCGCCGGACCCGGCGGTCACGGGGATCGCACCACCCTGGAGGCCATGCTGGAACGGCGGCGCGACGGGGTGGAGCGGGTGGCCCTCGAGCGCGTGCCCGACGACTGTCCGGCCGCGCTGCGCCGCGTCCTGCTCACCTGCCTCGAACCCGATCGCGATGATCGCTGGAGCAGCGGTACGAAGCTCGCCGCGCAGTTGGAGATGTGCCTGGATCACCGCGCCCGCGATCTGGTCGATCCACCGGCGCACAGTTGGCGAATGCGGCTGCGGCCGTGGTTGATACCGATCGTGGTGCTGGCTATCGCCATACCGAATGTGCTGTCCTCGCTGTACAACATCGTGCACAACAACACGCTGATCATCAGCCGCATGTCCGAAGCCTCCATGCACAGCTTCACCCTCACCACCGCGGCGGTGAATGTGCTGTTCTTCCCGCTCGGGGCCGTGCTCATCATCTATCGGTGCAGACGGGTGATCGTAGTGCCGCGCGGTCTGCGCAAGGGCCGCACCTACGACGCGGACACGCTGAGACACGCTCGCGCCGATGTATTGCTGGCGGGAGAGCGTATTTCGGTGATCGTGTTCACGCTGTGGGCGATCAGCGCGGTGACCTTCCCGGTCGCGCTGCGCCTGGCCACCGGGGAGATACCCACCCGCGGCATGGTGCATTTCGTGGTGTCGCTGGTGGTCTGCGGGGCCATCGCGGTCGCGTACCCGTTCTTCCTGGTCACCTTCTACCTGGTGCGGTGCATCTATCCGATGTTCCTGCGGCACGGGGATATCAGCGCCGAGGACGCCATCTGGCTGCACCGGCTCGGACATCGCTGCACCGCCTATCTGGCGGTGGCGGCCTCGATTCCGCTGCTGGCCGTCGCGGGCGTGACCTTCCTGCCGCCCGAGGACATTCCGCGCGTGATCGTGGCGGTGCGGGTGCTCAGTGTCGGCGGGATCGCGGCCTTCGTGGCCGTGTACATCATGTTCCGGGCACTGGAGGCGGATCTGGCCGCCCTGGAGCGGGTGGTCGCACCCGGTCGGCACGCGCGTGACACCGGGGAGCCGGTGGGTACCGGAACGTGA
- a CDS encoding serine/threonine protein kinase, producing MSEHPAPGVSRFAADWEATLRGDRGEPPHLHHYVPDGEELRLDVLTALVRVDTRQRRRRAGMEKRIAEYRSEFPAVAESPEFVDLVCEEYLVRSRYHALDVDTFSAEYPEVAAEIRRRFAEGPAPAAPPTLPEEIETGRRLDDFDLLTDLGGANHSRMFLARQRSMQRLVAVRVEAGVDSDSPTVAQLDHHYIVRVFDQRLIAAGGDGESLRLLYMQYLPGGNAEGVLRLLRERRSAAVGPGGGLLLRAIDAAMEARGEIRPADSSVRQEIAALSWPETVAWVGRRLAVALDYADRHGVLHHDIRPANVLFTAEGVPKLADFALGALYWNAGIPGAGGAASDAAEELRWRSPEALAARLDPTAPMPDTRSDIFSLGVLLWEMLTGTAPFDDSAATDVPGHEVVAAMLARRRMGVPPAALNALPADTPATLRRVLLECLDPDPERRWQNGTELAGQLDLCLNARARDLVDPPPKSWRTRARRWPVPIAALCVGVPNAMASVYNIRLNQSLIVDRLTAADQQRFGTVALVNNAIAFPLAALLLLWLARRPLTVSYRLAHGHRYTPAELARARADTLLVGERAVWIPFLMWMIAGVAWPLALAGSGARLPPQVFAHFFAAQVVCAAIALAYPFFLVTVFSVRVLYPQLLVRGAVGPTDRRGLWTLARRSNVYLAVAASVPLLGVATATFVSRADLELVIVPVRWLSVGGVLAFVISYWLFRLLEADLRALLRAIPSGR from the coding sequence GTGAGCGAGCATCCGGCCCCGGGGGTTTCGCGCTTCGCAGCCGACTGGGAAGCCACGCTGCGTGGCGACCGTGGGGAACCCCCGCACCTGCACCACTACGTCCCCGACGGGGAAGAACTGCGCCTGGACGTACTGACCGCGCTGGTGCGCGTGGACACCCGGCAGCGACGGCGGCGCGCGGGTATGGAGAAGCGAATCGCGGAGTACCGCAGCGAATTTCCGGCCGTGGCCGAGAGTCCGGAGTTCGTCGATCTGGTCTGTGAGGAGTATCTGGTTCGCAGCCGCTATCACGCCCTGGACGTGGACACCTTCAGTGCCGAGTATCCGGAGGTGGCGGCCGAGATTCGACGGCGCTTCGCGGAGGGGCCCGCGCCCGCCGCACCGCCCACCCTGCCCGAGGAGATCGAAACCGGCCGTCGACTGGACGATTTCGACCTCCTGACCGATCTGGGCGGGGCGAACCACAGCCGGATGTTCCTGGCCCGCCAGCGCTCCATGCAGCGCCTGGTCGCCGTGCGGGTCGAGGCGGGTGTGGACAGTGACAGCCCCACCGTGGCCCAGCTCGACCACCACTACATCGTGCGGGTCTTCGATCAGCGCCTCATCGCCGCCGGTGGTGACGGCGAATCCCTGCGCCTGCTGTATATGCAGTACCTGCCCGGCGGCAATGCCGAGGGCGTACTGCGGCTGCTGCGCGAAAGGCGAAGCGCCGCAGTCGGTCCGGGCGGTGGGCTGCTGCTGCGGGCGATCGACGCCGCCATGGAGGCCAGGGGGGAGATCCGCCCCGCGGATTCCAGTGTGCGACAGGAGATCGCGGCGCTGAGTTGGCCCGAGACGGTGGCCTGGGTGGGGCGCCGACTGGCGGTGGCCCTGGACTACGCGGACCGACACGGGGTGCTGCACCACGATATTCGGCCGGCGAATGTGCTGTTCACCGCCGAGGGCGTGCCCAAACTCGCGGATTTCGCCTTGGGCGCGCTGTACTGGAACGCCGGGATTCCCGGAGCGGGCGGCGCCGCCTCGGACGCAGCCGAGGAGCTGCGCTGGCGATCCCCGGAAGCGCTCGCGGCACGCCTCGATCCGACCGCGCCCATGCCCGATACCCGCAGCGATATCTTCTCGCTCGGCGTGCTGCTGTGGGAGATGCTGACCGGCACAGCGCCATTCGACGATTCCGCGGCCACGGATGTACCGGGCCACGAGGTGGTGGCCGCCATGCTGGCGCGGCGTCGCATGGGTGTGCCGCCCGCCGCGCTGAACGCACTGCCCGCCGATACGCCCGCCACGCTGCGCCGGGTGCTGCTGGAATGCCTGGACCCCGATCCGGAGCGGCGCTGGCAGAACGGCACCGAACTGGCGGGGCAGCTCGATCTCTGCCTGAACGCGCGCGCCCGCGATCTTGTCGACCCACCGCCGAAGAGCTGGCGCACCCGGGCGCGGCGCTGGCCGGTGCCGATCGCGGCACTCTGTGTGGGCGTACCGAATGCCATGGCCAGCGTCTACAACATCCGGCTCAACCAGAGCCTGATCGTGGATCGGCTCACCGCCGCCGATCAGCAGCGGTTCGGCACGGTGGCGCTGGTGAACAATGCCATCGCCTTCCCGCTGGCGGCGCTGTTGCTGCTGTGGCTGGCCCGGCGGCCGCTGACCGTTTCGTACCGGCTCGCGCACGGGCATCGGTACACCCCGGCCGAACTGGCCCGCGCCCGCGCGGACACCCTGCTGGTGGGGGAGCGGGCGGTGTGGATTCCCTTCCTGATGTGGATGATCGCGGGTGTGGCCTGGCCATTGGCGCTGGCCGGGTCCGGTGCGCGGCTGCCACCGCAGGTGTTCGCGCACTTCTTCGCGGCCCAGGTGGTCTGTGCCGCAATCGCTCTGGCGTATCCGTTCTTCCTGGTGACGGTGTTCTCGGTGCGGGTGCTGTATCCGCAGCTGCTGGTGCGCGGCGCGGTGGGACCCACCGATCGGCGCGGCCTGTGGACGCTGGCGCGGCGCAGCAATGTGTATCTCGCGGTGGCGGCATCGGTGCCGCTGCTGGGGGTGGCGACCGCCACCTTCGTCTCCCGTGCGGATCTCGAATTGGTGATCGTGCCGGTGCGCTGGTTGAGCGTGGGCGGGGTGCTGGCGTTCGTTATCAGCTACTGGCTCTTCCGCCTGTTGGAGGCGGATCTGCGCGCGCTGCTGCGGGCGATTCCGTCGGGCAGGTAG
- a CDS encoding aldehyde dehydrogenase family protein, with protein sequence MTNTEPAAGPARKTAPRKAAANGTAKKAAPKPAVEPEPIAAQPDPTELEVRNPATGELAGTVPIDSAETVAGKVAELRLHQPEWEAIGPDGRKEWLLKLQDWLVDHTDELADILQSETGKSRIDALIDPAFSIDLTGYYARRAGKFLADEHPSPHSPLARVKSLTRVFRPYPVVGVITPWNFPLAMPVIDVIPALAAGAAVILKPSEVTPLSAVALVRGWREIGAPPVLDIVTGAGATGAAVVGNVDYVQFTGSTPTGRKIAAACTERMIPYSLELGGKDPAIVLADADLDRAAHGIAFGGLFNAGQVCISVERVYVEAPVYDEFLTKLTAAVKEVRQGVDGREPKYDMGALANEAQAGIVQRHVEDAVKAGARLLTGGKRTGVGTLFEPTVLADVDHTMSCMTEETFGPTIPVMKVADEAEAIRLANDSIFGLSASVWSGDKDRAERIARQLNAGAVNINDVFSNMFSFALPMGGWGLSGVGARWGGANGVRKYCRQQAITKPLLPTQTKELLWFPYSPTKLAFSLAAMRAAGARGLRRLSVQAVFDTVKGTK encoded by the coding sequence GTGACCAATACCGAACCCGCCGCGGGCCCCGCCCGCAAAACCGCACCTCGTAAGGCCGCCGCCAATGGCACGGCCAAGAAGGCGGCACCGAAACCGGCGGTCGAGCCGGAACCGATTGCCGCACAGCCGGATCCGACCGAGCTCGAGGTGCGCAATCCCGCCACCGGTGAACTCGCGGGCACGGTGCCGATCGATTCGGCCGAGACGGTGGCGGGCAAGGTGGCCGAATTGCGCCTGCATCAGCCCGAATGGGAGGCCATCGGCCCGGACGGTCGCAAGGAGTGGCTGCTCAAACTCCAGGACTGGCTGGTCGACCACACCGATGAGCTCGCCGACATCCTGCAGTCCGAGACCGGTAAGTCGCGTATCGACGCGCTCATCGATCCGGCCTTCTCCATCGATCTGACCGGCTACTACGCGCGCCGCGCCGGGAAGTTCCTGGCGGACGAGCATCCGTCACCGCACAGCCCGCTGGCGCGGGTGAAGTCGCTGACCCGGGTGTTCCGGCCGTATCCGGTGGTCGGCGTCATCACGCCATGGAATTTCCCGCTGGCCATGCCGGTCATCGACGTCATTCCGGCGCTGGCCGCGGGTGCCGCGGTAATCCTGAAACCCTCCGAGGTGACCCCGCTTTCGGCGGTCGCACTGGTGCGCGGCTGGCGGGAGATCGGCGCGCCGCCGGTGCTCGATATCGTGACCGGCGCGGGTGCGACGGGTGCGGCCGTGGTCGGCAATGTCGATTACGTGCAGTTCACCGGCTCCACGCCGACCGGTCGTAAGATCGCCGCCGCCTGCACCGAGCGGATGATTCCGTACAGCCTGGAGCTGGGCGGTAAGGATCCGGCCATCGTGCTCGCCGACGCGGATCTGGATCGCGCCGCGCACGGTATCGCCTTCGGTGGCCTGTTCAATGCCGGACAGGTGTGCATCTCGGTGGAGCGCGTCTACGTGGAAGCCCCCGTATACGACGAGTTCCTGACGAAGCTGACCGCCGCGGTCAAGGAGGTCCGTCAGGGCGTCGACGGCCGGGAACCCAAGTACGACATGGGCGCACTGGCCAACGAGGCACAGGCGGGCATTGTGCAGCGCCATGTCGAGGATGCCGTCAAGGCGGGTGCGCGCCTGCTCACCGGCGGTAAGCGCACCGGTGTCGGCACCCTCTTCGAGCCGACCGTGCTCGCCGATGTCGACCACACCATGAGCTGTATGACCGAGGAGACCTTCGGTCCCACCATCCCGGTCATGAAGGTCGCCGATGAGGCCGAAGCCATTCGGCTGGCCAATGATTCGATCTTCGGACTCTCCGCCTCGGTGTGGAGCGGTGACAAGGATCGCGCGGAACGCATTGCGCGCCAGCTGAATGCGGGCGCGGTGAATATCAACGACGTGTTCTCCAATATGTTCAGCTTCGCGCTGCCCATGGGTGGCTGGGGACTCTCCGGTGTCGGTGCGCGCTGGGGCGGCGCGAATGGCGTGCGCAAGTACTGCCGTCAGCAGGCCATCACCAAACCGCTGCTGCCGACGCAGACCAAAGAACTGCTGTGGTTCCCGTATTCGCCGACCAAGCTGGCGTTCTCGCTGGCGGCCATGCGGGCCGCGGGTGCGCGCGGACTGCGCCGGTTGAGCGTGCAGGCCGTCTTCGACACCGTCAAGGGGACCAAGTAA
- a CDS encoding nucleoside/nucleotide kinase family protein, whose amino-acid sequence MNRGSVEISLAELAARIRRSADGQAGRFVLGIAGPPGAGKSTLARGVRDELNLAAGGPIAEVAPMDGFHLTNAQLRAMGDLGRKGEPDTFDAGAYVDLLRRLREAPLGQPISWPTYDREIHEPVPGGVVFGGQRIVVTEGNYLLLEDYGAWSAVRPLLDETWYLDVPRPVIEQRLLRRHIRGGRSPEDAKTKVAQSDLLNARLVEGTRPRADLVLRKFGRAYRIV is encoded by the coding sequence GTGAACCGCGGCAGTGTCGAGATCTCCCTGGCGGAGTTGGCGGCGCGGATTCGGCGGAGTGCGGACGGGCAGGCCGGTCGGTTCGTACTGGGTATCGCCGGACCGCCCGGGGCGGGCAAATCCACGCTCGCCCGCGGAGTGCGCGATGAACTCAATCTCGCCGCGGGCGGGCCGATCGCCGAGGTCGCGCCCATGGACGGATTCCACCTCACCAACGCCCAGCTACGGGCGATGGGCGATCTCGGGCGCAAGGGCGAACCCGATACCTTCGATGCGGGCGCATACGTGGACCTGCTCCGGCGATTGCGCGAAGCGCCACTCGGACAGCCGATTTCATGGCCGACCTACGATCGCGAGATCCACGAACCCGTACCCGGCGGCGTGGTCTTCGGTGGCCAGCGCATAGTCGTCACCGAGGGCAACTACCTACTGCTCGAGGATTACGGGGCCTGGTCCGCGGTGCGACCACTGCTCGATGAGACCTGGTATCTCGATGTACCCCGCCCGGTCATCGAACAGCGGCTGCTACGCCGCCATATCCGCGGCGGACGCTCCCCGGAGGACGCCAAAACCAAAGTGGCGCAGAGCGATCTGCTCAACGCCCGGCTGGTGGAGGGCACCCGCCCGCGCGCGGATCTGGTGCTGCGCAAATTCGGTCGCGCCTACCGGATCGTCTAG